A region from the Dehalococcoidia bacterium genome encodes:
- a CDS encoding tyrosine-type recombinase/integrase translates to MKPRKTQRWEEMDKSTVPLETLFANYALYNRSEGKSPSTISWYNDKLNDLLRWLREKEYPTDLGGFSVERVRQFVLYQQERENKYERNTFVPTQAEKLSGHTIRGYVRTLKAFSSWLWNEGYTDTNILGRYRLPKARQTEPEWLTQDEIERLLKGFDRNSTLGARDYAIVLTFLDTGLRCSELCNLVLPDADLQMGQLKVLGKGNRERLVPVGARATRALRRYRDHFRPPVDDERFFLTVDGRPLTVRAIQLMIRRAKARADIPRLHVHLLRHTFAVHYLMAGGDVFSLQRILGHSTLEVTRIYVNLVASQVKEKHRLFSPMDNMALPTERVGSKPVAPGTRLWRLPGSSNGRRNGRGRVLVGR, encoded by the coding sequence ATGAAGCCCAGAAAGACTCAGCGGTGGGAGGAAATGGACAAGTCGACCGTGCCCCTGGAGACGCTCTTCGCCAATTACGCCCTGTACAACCGGAGCGAGGGCAAGTCCCCGTCTACCATCAGCTGGTATAATGACAAGCTCAACGACCTGCTGCGATGGTTGCGGGAAAAGGAATACCCGACGGACCTCGGCGGCTTCAGCGTCGAGCGAGTAAGGCAATTCGTTCTCTATCAGCAGGAAAGGGAGAACAAGTACGAACGCAACACCTTTGTTCCCACGCAAGCTGAGAAGCTCTCCGGACACACGATCCGGGGGTATGTCCGAACCCTAAAGGCGTTTTCGTCCTGGTTGTGGAATGAGGGCTACACCGACACCAACATTCTGGGACGCTACCGGCTGCCGAAGGCCCGGCAGACGGAGCCGGAGTGGCTGACCCAGGACGAGATCGAGCGTCTGCTGAAGGGATTTGATCGCAACAGCACCCTGGGCGCTCGTGATTACGCCATCGTCCTGACGTTTCTGGACACAGGCCTGCGCTGCAGTGAGTTGTGTAATCTAGTTTTACCCGACGCCGATCTGCAGATGGGCCAGCTCAAGGTCCTCGGAAAGGGAAATCGAGAGCGGCTAGTTCCAGTTGGTGCGCGAGCGACGCGTGCCCTCCGGCGATACCGCGACCACTTCCGCCCGCCCGTCGACGACGAACGCTTCTTCCTTACCGTCGACGGCAGGCCGCTCACGGTCCGAGCGATCCAACTGATGATCCGCAGGGCGAAGGCCCGCGCAGACATACCGCGCTTACACGTCCACCTTCTGCGGCATACGTTCGCCGTCCACTACCTGATGGCTGGAGGAGACGTCTTCTCGCTACAACGGATTCTCGGTCACTCCACACTCGAAGTGACCCGAATCTACGTCAATCTGGTTGCCAGCCAGGTGAAGGAGAAGCATCGTCTCTTCAGTCCAATGGACAACATGGCTCTTCCAACGGAGCGGGTAGGGAGTAAACCGGTCGCGCCCGGCACCAGACTATGGCGGTTGCCTGGGAGTTCTAACGGACGACGAAACGGCCGCGGAAGGGTGCTTGTGGGGCGCTGA
- a CDS encoding HEPN domain-containing protein — translation MLSSRVVHPAALYMAGQTIEKYLKAILLATGRDAPRHHRLVKLANCVGAPFDDEEFLELCRHLEAFNVAGRYPDHPLYAWRYSLNLLAFLDAFVLKCRQIGHMPPDPSNMIAQLGQQDCGDNPVMAAAVIALQDQNRHLLELTQQ, via the coding sequence ATGTTGTCAAGCCGCGTAGTTCATCCAGCGGCTCTCTACATGGCCGGACAGACTATTGAGAAGTACTTGAAGGCGATTCTGCTAGCAACCGGAAGGGACGCACCGAGGCATCACAGATTGGTGAAGCTGGCCAACTGCGTAGGCGCGCCCTTCGACGATGAGGAATTTCTCGAGCTTTGCCGCCATCTTGAAGCATTCAACGTTGCCGGTCGTTATCCAGATCATCCCCTCTATGCTTGGCGCTACTCCCTCAACCTGCTGGCGTTCCTCGACGCATTCGTCCTCAAATGCCGTCAAATTGGTCACATGCCCCCAGACCCATCCAATATGATTGCTCAGTTGGGGCAACAAGACTGCGGTGACAATCCAGTTATGGCGGCTGCCGTTATTGCGCTTCAGGACCAGAATCGGCATCTGCTCGAATTGACTCAGCAATAG